Proteins encoded in a region of the Flavobacteriaceae bacterium HL-DH10 genome:
- a CDS encoding aminotransferase class I/II-fold pyridoxal phosphate-dependent enzyme, whose product MKDLFEKIYKDKGPLGKWASQAEGYFVFPKLEGEISNRMKFQGKDVITWSINDYLGLANHPEVRKVDAEAAAQYGSAYPMGARMMSGHTDLHETLQNELAAFVNKEAAYLLNFGYQGMVSTIDALVAKDDIIVYDVDAHACIIDGVRLHMGKRFTYKHNDVVSLEKNLERATKMAEQTGGGILVISEGVFGMRGEQGRLKEIVELKKKFNFRLFVDDAHGFGTLGATGAGTGEEQGVQDDIDVYFATFAKSMAGTGAFIAADQEIIDYLKYNLRSQMFAKSLQMQLVVGALKRLDMLRTMPELKNKLWENVNALQSGLKERGFDIGTTQSCVTPVYLKGSIPEAMALVRDLRENYGIFCSIVVYPVIPKGLILLRLIPTATHTLEDVSETLAAFEAIRDRLENGTYKRLSAAVMAAMGE is encoded by the coding sequence TTCTAATAGGATGAAATTTCAAGGAAAAGATGTAATCACCTGGAGTATTAATGACTATTTAGGTTTAGCGAATCATCCAGAAGTGCGTAAAGTTGATGCTGAGGCAGCAGCACAGTATGGTTCTGCATATCCTATGGGAGCAAGAATGATGTCAGGTCATACAGATCTGCACGAAACACTTCAAAACGAATTAGCGGCTTTTGTTAACAAAGAAGCAGCGTATCTTTTGAATTTTGGTTACCAAGGTATGGTTTCAACAATTGATGCTTTGGTTGCAAAAGATGATATTATTGTATATGACGTTGATGCACATGCATGTATTATTGATGGTGTGCGTTTGCATATGGGTAAGCGTTTTACTTATAAACATAATGATGTTGTAAGTTTAGAGAAAAACTTAGAAAGAGCCACTAAAATGGCTGAACAAACTGGAGGAGGTATTTTAGTTATTTCTGAAGGTGTGTTTGGTATGCGTGGTGAACAAGGTCGTTTAAAAGAGATAGTTGAACTTAAGAAAAAGTTTAATTTCAGACTATTTGTTGATGATGCTCACGGTTTCGGTACACTTGGTGCTACTGGAGCAGGTACAGGAGAGGAGCAAGGTGTACAAGATGATATTGATGTGTATTTTGCGACGTTTGCAAAATCTATGGCAGGCACAGGAGCTTTTATTGCGGCAGATCAAGAAATTATTGATTACTTAAAATATAATTTACGTTCTCAAATGTTTGCAAAATCTTTGCAAATGCAATTGGTTGTTGGTGCTTTAAAGCGATTAGATATGCTTAGAACAATGCCAGAGCTTAAAAACAAACTTTGGGAAAATGTAAATGCATTACAATCTGGATTAAAAGAACGTGGTTTTGATATTGGAACAACACAAAGTTGTGTAACTCCAGTGTATTTAAAAGGAAGTATTCCTGAAGCTATGGCTTTAGTTAGAGATTTACGTGAGAATTACGGAATATTCTGTTCTATAGTCGTTTATCCTGTAATACCTAAAGGATTAATTTTACTAAGATTAATACCTACTGCAACACATACATTAGAAGATGTTTCTGAAACTTTAGCAGCTTTTGAGGCTATAAGAGATAGATTAGAAAACGGAACTTACAAACGTTTATCTGCAGCTGTAATGGCAGCTATGGGTGAGTAG
- a CDS encoding GNAT family N-acetyltransferase, which produces MITLKEVHSKKDLKAFVKFPFKLYKDSEYWVPPIISQEIKTFDKKENPVFNDAEVRLFLAYKNNEIVGRIAAITNWLEIKGQNLKKMRFGWFDFIDDLEVSKTLLNKVIEIGKDKNLEFIEGPVGFSNLDKVGVMTEGFESIAPMVTWYNYPYYVKHYEAASFKIEKSYSESKFPFKNVKPEFFYKAQELIKRRYQLKALKLTKTEEVMPYADKMFDLFNDSYASLSSFVAINDVQKEYFKKKFISFVNPEYIKFVVDKDDKMIGFAIVMPAFSKALKKINGKLFPFGFRHIMHAKKHSKDVIFYLIGIHPDYQNKGVHAVIFNEYYETFKEKGIETCFRTPELEDNIAIHQIWKHFQPEVYKRRKTFRKDIT; this is translated from the coding sequence ATGATTACACTAAAAGAAGTCCATTCAAAAAAAGATTTAAAGGCATTTGTTAAATTCCCTTTCAAACTATATAAAGATTCAGAATATTGGGTACCTCCTATTATTAGTCAGGAAATTAAAACCTTCGACAAAAAAGAAAACCCCGTTTTCAATGATGCTGAAGTTAGATTATTCCTCGCTTACAAAAACAATGAAATAGTAGGACGCATTGCAGCTATTACAAATTGGCTTGAAATTAAAGGTCAGAATTTAAAAAAAATGCGTTTTGGTTGGTTTGACTTTATTGATGACCTTGAGGTTTCTAAAACTTTACTAAATAAAGTGATTGAAATTGGTAAGGACAAAAACTTAGAATTCATTGAAGGCCCTGTAGGTTTTTCTAATTTAGATAAAGTTGGCGTAATGACCGAAGGCTTTGAAAGTATAGCACCTATGGTTACTTGGTACAATTACCCGTACTACGTTAAACACTATGAAGCAGCTAGTTTTAAAATTGAAAAATCATATTCAGAAAGCAAGTTTCCTTTTAAAAATGTAAAACCAGAATTTTTTTATAAGGCACAAGAACTTATTAAAAGACGCTATCAACTTAAAGCACTTAAACTTACAAAAACAGAAGAGGTTATGCCTTATGCTGATAAAATGTTCGATTTATTTAACGATAGTTATGCATCTCTATCATCCTTTGTAGCCATTAACGATGTTCAGAAAGAATATTTTAAAAAGAAATTCATAAGTTTTGTAAATCCAGAATACATCAAGTTCGTAGTCGATAAAGATGACAAAATGATTGGCTTTGCTATTGTTATGCCTGCTTTTTCTAAAGCATTAAAAAAGATAAACGGCAAATTATTTCCTTTTGGTTTCAGACATATTATGCATGCAAAGAAACACAGTAAAGACGTGATTTTCTACCTAATTGGTATTCACCCAGATTATCAAAACAAAGGTGTACATGCTGTTATTTTTAATGAATACTATGAAACCTTTAAAGAAAAAGGCATTGAAACCTGTTTTAGAACTCCAGAATTAGAAGATAATATAGCCATTCACCAAATATGGAAACATTTTCAGCCTGAGGTTTACAAGAGGCGAAAAACATTTAGAAAAGATATTACATAA
- a CDS encoding transporter: MTPVKSTLFVLLSLITTQGFSQYTDVINSNRPGVSRSAFSVGTNVAQLEVGPYMIKEKRTPAIPYEVSGLGVDFAARYGLIWEELELNIEGTFQNDKKTYSSNLSAEDKRANFKFLSIGAKYLVYDPYKNSENDKPNLYSWKANHSFKWSELIPAISVYAGANFDTKDNPYTASGIEGFSPKIMIATQNNFAGGWVFVMNLIKDRIGTDQSDFQYILTLTHSFNPKWVIFGETQGIKSDFYADNLFRFGGAYLWGKDFQLDTALTFNTKDTPSVFGVNFGMSYRLDFHKDKEIDNGTSAQDERERRLNRNNGKKKKKKKNDTDNPIKKQKRDDTDFGSN; this comes from the coding sequence ATGACCCCAGTAAAATCGACCTTATTTGTTCTGCTAAGTTTAATTACAACTCAAGGTTTTAGTCAATATACAGATGTTATAAACTCTAATAGACCTGGCGTATCTCGAAGCGCCTTTTCTGTTGGCACCAATGTTGCTCAACTTGAAGTTGGCCCATACATGATAAAAGAAAAAAGAACACCAGCAATCCCGTATGAGGTTTCTGGCTTAGGTGTAGATTTTGCGGCTCGATACGGATTAATCTGGGAAGAATTAGAGTTAAATATAGAAGGTACTTTTCAAAATGATAAAAAAACTTATAGTTCAAATTTATCTGCCGAAGATAAACGTGCAAATTTTAAATTTTTAAGTATTGGAGCCAAATATTTAGTATATGACCCTTATAAAAACTCAGAAAACGATAAGCCAAATTTATACAGTTGGAAAGCAAACCATAGTTTTAAATGGAGTGAACTAATCCCCGCAATATCAGTTTATGCTGGCGCTAATTTTGACACAAAAGACAATCCTTATACTGCTTCAGGAATAGAAGGTTTTAGCCCAAAAATCATGATTGCAACACAAAATAATTTTGCTGGTGGATGGGTATTTGTTATGAACTTAATCAAAGATAGAATAGGTACTGACCAATCCGATTTTCAATACATTTTAACATTAACCCATTCATTCAATCCTAAATGGGTTATTTTTGGTGAAACACAAGGTATCAAAAGTGATTTTTATGCTGATAATCTTTTTAGATTTGGAGGCGCCTATTTATGGGGTAAAGATTTCCAACTAGACACAGCTTTAACATTTAACACAAAAGACACGCCTTCTGTTTTTGGCGTAAATTTCGGAATGTCTTACAGGTTAGACTTTCATAAAGACAAAGAAATTGATAATGGTACATCTGCTCAAGATGAAAGAGAAAGAAGATTGAATCGTAATAATGGCAAGAAGAAGAAAAAGAAGAAAAACGATACAGATAATCCTATAAAAAAACAAAAACGAGATGACACCGATTTTGGCAGCAATTAA
- a CDS encoding DUF4834 family protein → MGLIRTILIIVVVYYVIKVLSRIFAPFMLKYAAKKAEERFGGQFGQYKNQRQQETSKKEGDITIDKMPNIKTSNKDVGDYVDYEEVE, encoded by the coding sequence ATGGGTTTAATAAGAACCATACTTATAATTGTAGTAGTCTATTATGTTATAAAAGTGCTTTCAAGAATTTTTGCGCCTTTTATGTTAAAGTATGCAGCAAAAAAAGCAGAGGAGCGTTTTGGAGGTCAATTTGGACAATATAAAAATCAACGCCAGCAAGAAACTTCAAAAAAAGAAGGTGACATAACCATAGATAAAATGCCTAACATCAAAACTTCAAATAAAGATGTTGGTGATTATGTGGATTACGAAGAAGTTGAATAG
- a CDS encoding YfhO family protein — protein sequence MQFSIKRILPHILILIGFVVLSLAYFNPVLQGKQLFQSDIMQYIGMSKQQIDFKAQTGEETYWTNGAFAGMPTYQLGAKYPHNYIKKLDLALRFLPRPADYLFLYLLGFYILLLVLKVDFKLAALGAIAFGFSTYLIIILGVGHNSKAHAIAYMPLVLSGILLTFQKQYIKGFLLTVVGMGLELVANHFQMTYYLMLLVLVLGIVYLIDAYKKKVLPHYFKSIGVLVVAVILSIALNATNILATQEYVKESTRGKSELTINVDGSLKEVTSGLDKDYITQFSYGIWETFNLFIPRFMGGGNGEDVGKDSATYDAFRKLGATTTQAAEQAKHAPMYWGDQPIVEAPAYVGAVILFLFILALFLVKGRLKWWLVGGTIMSLLLSYGKNLGFLTDFFIDYVPLYNKFRAVSSIQVILELCIPALAIFGLVRLFNDFEKKEEKFKALKYTTAITAGLAIVFLLFKSSLFDFAGINDDYYRQSYGQPFVDALIKDRKALYASDTIRTLVLVLLSAGVIFMFLREKLKEHWVIVAFTVLLLFDLIGVDRRYVNNDDFISAIQVNKPFQANEADKEILKDTSYYRVYDLVSGRSKPSYFHNSLNGYNAAELKRYREVFDWYISRNNINVLNMFNTKYIIAQDKDGSVFTYNNDSNNGAAWFIKELKEVKSANEEIKQLDSLDNKNIAVYVKPEIGLVESLSNTYTLDSLESIKIVKHQPNYLKYESNNSNDGFAVFSEVYYGNGWKTFIDGNETSHIRVNYTLRGMLIPKGKHTIEFKFDPNVVKTGSAIALASSLIFGLLFLGGLFYEFKNSGRKSRD from the coding sequence ATGCAATTTTCAATTAAAAGAATACTTCCTCACATCCTAATTCTTATAGGTTTTGTTGTTTTATCATTAGCTTATTTTAATCCTGTTTTACAAGGAAAACAATTATTTCAAAGCGATATCATGCAATATATTGGCATGAGTAAACAGCAAATAGATTTTAAAGCACAAACAGGTGAAGAAACATATTGGACTAATGGGGCTTTTGCTGGTATGCCAACTTATCAATTAGGTGCAAAATACCCTCACAATTATATAAAGAAACTGGATTTAGCATTACGCTTTTTACCAAGACCAGCGGATTATTTGTTTTTATATCTGCTCGGATTTTATATTCTTTTGCTGGTTTTAAAAGTAGATTTTAAACTCGCAGCTTTAGGCGCAATTGCATTTGGGTTTTCAACATATCTCATTATTATTTTAGGTGTTGGTCATAATAGTAAAGCGCATGCTATTGCATATATGCCATTGGTTTTAAGTGGTATATTGCTGACTTTTCAAAAGCAATATATAAAAGGGTTCTTGCTTACAGTAGTTGGTATGGGGTTAGAGTTGGTGGCAAATCATTTTCAAATGACCTATTATCTCATGCTATTGGTATTGGTTTTAGGAATCGTTTATTTGATTGATGCTTACAAAAAGAAAGTCTTACCTCATTATTTTAAGTCAATTGGTGTTTTGGTTGTTGCAGTCATACTTTCAATAGCTTTAAATGCGACTAATATTTTGGCGACTCAAGAATATGTAAAAGAAAGTACGCGTGGTAAAAGTGAGCTTACTATTAATGTAGATGGTTCGCTTAAAGAAGTGACTTCTGGTTTAGATAAAGATTACATTACTCAGTTTAGTTATGGAATTTGGGAAACTTTCAACTTGTTTATACCTCGTTTTATGGGCGGTGGTAATGGCGAAGATGTTGGTAAAGACTCTGCAACCTATGATGCTTTTAGAAAACTAGGAGCAACCACTACACAAGCTGCAGAACAAGCTAAACATGCACCCATGTATTGGGGAGATCAGCCTATTGTAGAAGCGCCTGCTTATGTTGGTGCGGTTATTTTATTCTTATTTATATTAGCCTTGTTTTTGGTTAAAGGGCGTTTAAAATGGTGGCTTGTTGGTGGGACAATCATGTCGTTATTGTTATCTTATGGAAAGAATTTAGGGTTTTTAACCGATTTCTTTATTGATTACGTGCCACTTTATAACAAATTTAGAGCGGTGAGTTCTATTCAGGTTATTCTGGAATTGTGTATTCCTGCTTTAGCTATATTCGGACTTGTAAGATTGTTTAATGATTTTGAAAAGAAAGAAGAAAAATTTAAAGCTTTAAAATACACCACAGCTATTACGGCAGGGCTTGCGATTGTTTTTTTGCTATTTAAGTCTTCACTATTTGATTTTGCAGGTATTAACGATGACTATTATCGTCAAAGCTACGGACAACCATTTGTTGATGCTTTAATTAAAGATAGAAAAGCACTCTATGCAAGTGATACCATAAGAACATTAGTTTTGGTATTGCTCTCGGCGGGTGTTATTTTTATGTTTTTGAGAGAGAAACTAAAAGAGCATTGGGTTATTGTTGCTTTTACGGTTCTTTTATTGTTTGATTTAATTGGTGTTGATAGGCGTTATGTAAATAATGATGATTTTATATCGGCTATTCAAGTAAATAAACCATTTCAAGCTAATGAAGCAGATAAAGAGATTTTAAAAGATACAAGCTATTACAGGGTTTACGATTTGGTTTCAGGACGTTCAAAACCATCGTATTTTCATAATTCACTAAATGGGTATAATGCGGCCGAATTAAAGCGTTATCGGGAAGTTTTTGATTGGTATATTTCAAGAAACAATATCAATGTGCTAAATATGTTTAATACTAAATATATTATTGCTCAAGATAAGGATGGTTCTGTGTTTACCTATAATAATGATTCTAATAATGGTGCAGCTTGGTTTATTAAAGAGTTAAAAGAAGTTAAATCTGCAAACGAGGAAATTAAACAGTTAGATAGTTTAGATAATAAAAACATTGCGGTTTACGTAAAACCAGAGATTGGTTTAGTTGAGTCGCTTTCTAATACATATACTTTAGATTCTTTAGAGTCTATTAAAATAGTAAAACATCAACCTAATTATTTAAAGTATGAATCGAATAATTCAAATGATGGATTTGCAGTCTTTTCCGAAGTGTATTACGGGAATGGTTGGAAAACCTTTATAGATGGTAATGAAACTTCGCATATACGTGTAAATTATACGTTAAGAGGCATGTTGATTCCAAAAGGAAAGCATACTATCGAGTTTAAGTTTGACCCTAATGTTGTTAAAACAGGAAGTGCTATTGCGTTGGCAAGCTCATTAATTTTTGGATTGTTGTTCTTAGGCGGATTGTTTTATGAGTTTAAAAATAGTGGGAGAAAATCTCGTGATTGA
- a CDS encoding glycosyl transferase family 1, giving the protein MDKKKVLIITYYWPPAGGPGVQRWLKFVKYLPEFNIQPIVYTPENPNYPIIDESLIDEVSNEVVVLKQPIKEPYRLAGVFSKKSSKTISKGIIPEQKKQSVVEKIMLYIRGNYFIPDARKSWVKPSVDFLSEYISKENIETIITTGPPHSIHLIGIQLKEKQGVKWIADFRDPWTTIGYHKQLKLTEVSKLKHKALESQVLNSANQIVVTSFVTKTEFQQITKKPIAVITNGYDTEKVGSVELDSKFSISHIGSLLSKRNPEMLWKVLSELIKEYKDFAQDFQLTFVGAVSENVLNSIEKYGLSDYVNNIGYVSHLESIKFQKKSQLLLLIEIDSEDTKCIIPGKLFEYIVSNRPILAMGPKNSDVEKIIKETNTGNYFNYDDYDSLKKIILEHYKAFQNKTLQTHPIGLQKYHRKALTESLSKLI; this is encoded by the coding sequence ATGGATAAAAAAAAAGTACTCATTATTACTTATTATTGGCCACCAGCAGGAGGTCCAGGAGTACAGCGTTGGCTGAAATTTGTAAAATATTTGCCAGAATTTAATATTCAGCCTATTGTTTATACTCCAGAAAATCCTAACTACCCTATTATTGACGAGAGTTTAATAGATGAAGTTTCAAATGAGGTTGTTGTTTTAAAACAACCTATTAAAGAGCCTTATAGACTAGCAGGAGTGTTTTCAAAAAAATCATCAAAAACCATTAGTAAGGGTATTATTCCAGAACAAAAGAAGCAAAGTGTTGTTGAAAAAATAATGCTTTACATTCGCGGTAATTATTTTATACCAGATGCTCGTAAAAGCTGGGTAAAACCTTCGGTTGATTTTCTTTCAGAATATATTTCAAAGGAAAACATAGAAACCATTATTACTACAGGTCCGCCACATAGTATACATCTTATAGGTATACAATTAAAAGAAAAACAAGGAGTGAAGTGGATAGCAGATTTTAGAGATCCTTGGACAACCATAGGTTATCACAAACAATTAAAGCTTACTGAGGTTTCAAAACTAAAACATAAAGCATTAGAATCACAGGTTTTAAATTCTGCAAATCAAATAGTAGTTACGAGTTTTGTAACAAAAACTGAATTTCAGCAAATAACAAAAAAACCGATAGCAGTTATTACAAATGGATATGATACTGAAAAAGTAGGGAGCGTAGAGCTTGATTCTAAATTTTCGATATCTCATATTGGGTCACTTTTATCAAAAAGAAACCCTGAAATGTTATGGAAAGTTTTATCGGAATTGATTAAAGAGTATAAAGATTTTGCACAGGATTTTCAGCTTACTTTTGTAGGGGCAGTTAGTGAAAATGTACTAAACTCAATTGAAAAATACGGTTTAAGTGATTATGTAAATAATATAGGTTATGTTTCACATTTAGAATCTATTAAATTTCAAAAAAAATCACAATTATTATTGTTGATAGAAATAGATTCTGAAGATACGAAGTGCATTATTCCTGGAAAGTTGTTTGAGTATATTGTATCTAATAGACCTATTTTAGCTATGGGACCTAAAAACTCTGATGTTGAAAAAATTATTAAAGAAACCAATACAGGGAACTACTTTAATTATGATGATTATGACTCATTAAAAAAAATTATCTTAGAGCATTATAAAGCGTTTCAAAATAAGACTTTGCAAACCCATCCCATAGGATTGCAAAAATATCATAGAAAAGCATTAACAGAATCTTTATCTAAGTTAATATAA
- a CDS encoding polysaccharide biosynthesis C-terminal domain-containing protein: MGVVASQSFKNIISTYLGFGIGAINTLFLYINFLGDDYYGMVGFMLSLAYVMMPLMAFGVNNTLVKFYSSFKTRVSLNSFLTLMLFLPMFIIIPLSFIGYVCHQNIGDYLSTENTIIKGYLWHTIVIAIALAYFEVFFAWAKVQMQTVFGNFMKEVFHRVGTMFLLFMLHFKVLNVEQFMIGLVGVYILRMLVMKIYAYSIKFPVITFKKINNLSSILKYSFLIIIAGSVATIFLDVDKVMLGKYIPINNIAYYNVAVFISAVIAVPQRSMHQILMPLTAKYLNEKDFEALDDLYKRSSLNLFIVGGFIFLLIILNINQLYLFISEDYSVGLFVVLLISLAKLYDSLLGSNIAILFYSDYYRVVLLLGVVLVVLMISLNVVFIPLYGINGAAIATFIAIFTYNSIKLFFVYKFFKILPFSLNTLKIGVLIFVSAVLFYFWEFPFHPIINIGLKTLLITVVYTFVIIRFNFSDDISALIKKVLKLK, translated from the coding sequence ATGGGTGTTGTAGCTTCACAATCTTTTAAAAACATAATATCTACTTATTTAGGTTTTGGTATTGGAGCCATTAATACCTTGTTTTTATATATTAATTTTCTTGGAGACGATTATTACGGTATGGTTGGCTTTATGCTTTCTTTGGCATATGTTATGATGCCTTTAATGGCATTTGGTGTCAATAACACCTTAGTAAAATTTTATTCTTCATTTAAAACACGTGTATCGTTAAATAGTTTTTTAACACTCATGTTGTTTTTGCCCATGTTTATTATAATTCCTCTAAGTTTTATAGGATATGTTTGTCATCAAAACATTGGGGATTATTTGTCTACAGAAAATACTATTATTAAAGGTTATTTATGGCATACCATTGTTATTGCAATTGCTTTGGCTTATTTTGAAGTGTTTTTTGCATGGGCAAAAGTGCAGATGCAAACGGTATTTGGGAATTTCATGAAAGAAGTGTTTCATAGGGTAGGAACCATGTTTTTATTATTTATGCTGCATTTTAAGGTTTTAAATGTCGAGCAATTCATGATTGGTTTAGTAGGTGTCTATATATTGAGAATGCTAGTTATGAAAATTTACGCATACAGTATTAAATTCCCTGTTATTACGTTTAAAAAGATTAATAATTTAAGTAGTATTTTAAAATATTCCTTTTTAATAATCATTGCAGGTTCTGTTGCAACGATTTTTTTAGATGTAGATAAAGTGATGTTAGGAAAGTATATTCCAATAAACAATATTGCATATTACAATGTTGCTGTTTTTATTTCGGCTGTTATAGCAGTTCCTCAGCGCTCTATGCATCAAATATTAATGCCGTTAACGGCTAAATACTTAAACGAAAAAGATTTTGAAGCTTTAGATGATCTATATAAAAGGAGTTCGCTAAATCTGTTCATTGTTGGCGGTTTTATTTTTTTATTGATTATTTTAAATATAAATCAATTATATCTTTTTATTTCTGAAGATTATAGCGTTGGCTTATTTGTGGTATTATTAATTAGTCTTGCTAAGCTCTATGATTCACTACTAGGGAGTAATATTGCCATTTTATTTTATAGTGATTATTATAGAGTCGTATTGCTTTTAGGTGTTGTTTTAGTAGTATTAATGATAAGCTTAAATGTGGTTTTTATTCCATTATATGGTATCAATGGAGCAGCTATAGCAACATTCATTGCTATTTTTACTTATAATTCTATTAAGCTTTTTTTTGTTTATAAATTCTTTAAAATCCTCCCTTTTTCATTAAATACTTTAAAAATAGGGGTGTTAATATTTGTAAGTGCTGTGTTGTTTTATTTTTGGGAGTTTCCATTTCATCCTATTATTAATATTGGTTTAAAAACATTGTTAATTACTGTTGTTTATACATTTGTAATAATAAGGTTCAATTTTTCTGATGATATTTCAGCACTTATAAAAAAAGTATTAAAGCTTAAATAA
- a CDS encoding DUF3667 domain-containing protein: MSEHSGFCFIPLLIKPGYLTAKFIEGKRLLYLHPAKMYLFIVVVFFFFFYSTRSISKYK, translated from the coding sequence ATGAGTGAACACTCGGGGTTTTGTTTTATTCCTCTATTAATAAAACCTGGTTACTTAACAGCAAAATTTATTGAAGGGAAACGTTTGTTGTATTTACATCCAGCTAAAATGTATTTATTCATTGTAGTAGTGTTTTTCTTTTTCTTTTATTCAACGCGATCAATTTCAAAGTATAAATAG